Proteins found in one Subtercola endophyticus genomic segment:
- the sdhC gene encoding succinate dehydrogenase, cytochrome b556 subunit produces MTDQASSTLTTARSSSKRPAGTLYRGNTGMWSWVLHRITGVSIYFFLLVHVLDTAMIRVSPQAYDAVMSTYKNPIMGLGETALVIAIMFHAFNGIRIILIDFWSKGAKYQRVMFWIVIALWVIGTAGFAPIHLHNVFTEGQ; encoded by the coding sequence GTGACCGACCAGGCGTCATCGACACTCACCACCGCCCGAAGCTCGTCGAAACGGCCGGCCGGAACGCTGTACCGCGGTAACACGGGCATGTGGTCGTGGGTTCTGCACCGTATCACCGGCGTTTCCATCTACTTCTTCTTGCTCGTGCATGTTCTCGACACGGCGATGATCCGGGTCAGCCCGCAGGCGTACGACGCGGTGATGAGCACGTACAAGAACCCGATCATGGGTCTCGGCGAGACGGCACTGGTCATTGCGATCATGTTCCACGCCTTCAACGGCATCCGTATCATTCTCATCGACTTCTGGAGCAAGGGCGCCAAGTACCAGCGCGTCATGTTCTGGATCGTGATCGCCCTCTGGGTGATCGGCACGGCGGGCTTCGCCCCCATCCACCTGCACAACGTCTTCACCGAGGGGCAGTGA
- a CDS encoding mannose-1-phosphate guanylyltransferase, which translates to MPTSDLLDRYYSVIPAGGIGSRLWPLSRADAPKFLHDLSGSGQSLLRDTWDRLAPLAGEQRIMVVTGRAHRAAVEKQLPALADENIVLESEPRESTAAIGLAAAILERRQPGVIIGSFAADHVIGDPAHFRRTVKQAMITADAGYITTIGIMPTEPAIGFGYIHAVKPLGVEGAPEAMFVDSFVEKPDLETAEKYVETGGYMWNAGMFISRADVLLEQIGRSRPELLAGLLELAEAWDTPRRGAVVDQVWPGLEKIAIDYTVAEPSALEGKLAVVPGTFSWDDVGDFASIAKLHSGGRKSELAILGKNARILSDSSSGVVVSNSDRVISLIGVEDIVVVDTPDALLVTTSAHAQRVKAVVDALRLSGSGDVL; encoded by the coding sequence ATGCCTACCAGCGATCTTCTCGACCGTTATTACAGCGTCATTCCGGCAGGGGGGATCGGCTCTCGCTTGTGGCCGCTCTCGCGAGCCGACGCGCCGAAGTTTCTGCACGACCTGAGCGGATCGGGCCAGAGCCTGCTGCGCGACACCTGGGATCGGCTCGCGCCGCTCGCCGGCGAGCAGCGCATCATGGTCGTCACCGGCCGCGCGCACCGCGCCGCCGTCGAGAAGCAGCTTCCCGCGCTGGCCGACGAGAACATCGTGCTCGAGAGCGAGCCGCGCGAGTCGACAGCCGCCATCGGCCTCGCGGCGGCGATTCTCGAACGACGCCAGCCCGGCGTCATCATCGGCTCGTTCGCAGCAGACCACGTGATCGGCGATCCGGCGCACTTTCGCCGCACCGTGAAGCAGGCCATGATCACCGCCGACGCCGGCTACATCACGACCATCGGCATCATGCCCACCGAGCCGGCCATCGGGTTCGGCTACATTCACGCCGTCAAGCCGCTCGGCGTCGAGGGTGCCCCCGAAGCGATGTTCGTCGATAGCTTCGTGGAGAAACCCGACCTCGAGACCGCCGAGAAGTACGTCGAAACCGGCGGCTACATGTGGAACGCCGGCATGTTCATCTCGCGCGCCGACGTGCTGCTCGAGCAGATCGGTCGCTCGCGGCCCGAGTTGCTGGCGGGTCTGCTCGAACTCGCCGAGGCGTGGGACACTCCGCGGCGCGGCGCCGTGGTCGACCAGGTCTGGCCGGGCCTGGAGAAGATCGCGATCGACTACACCGTTGCCGAACCGAGTGCCCTCGAGGGCAAGCTCGCGGTGGTGCCCGGAACGTTCAGCTGGGACGACGTGGGCGACTTCGCCTCGATCGCCAAGCTGCATTCGGGCGGCCGCAAGTCAGAGCTGGCCATCCTCGGCAAGAACGCGCGCATCCTCTCGGATTCGTCGAGCGGCGTGGTGGTCTCGAACAGCGACCGCGTCATCAGCCTCATCGGCGTCGAAGACATCGTGGTGGTCGACACGCCGGATGCTCTGCTCGTGACCACGAGCGCGCACGCCCAACGGGTCAAGGCCGTCGTCGACGCCCTGCGGCTGTCGGGCTCCGGAGACGTGCTGTAG
- a CDS encoding succinate dehydrogenase hydrophobic membrane anchor subunit, whose product MSTIIEAPRTPRVRSSKGRVNWEKWGWLYMRLSGVLLLILIFGHLFVNLVLGEGIKEIDFAFVAGKYATPFWQWWDVIMLWLAMIHGSNGMRTIVNDYAGNRTVRRVLLGGIAVAAVVLIVLGTLVVFTFDPCSTLIPADQALAFCPVP is encoded by the coding sequence ATGTCGACGATCATCGAGGCACCCCGCACGCCGCGGGTACGTTCCAGCAAGGGCCGGGTCAACTGGGAGAAGTGGGGCTGGCTCTACATGCGGCTCTCGGGTGTGCTGCTGCTCATCCTGATCTTCGGCCACCTGTTCGTGAACCTGGTGCTCGGCGAGGGCATCAAAGAGATCGACTTCGCCTTCGTCGCCGGCAAGTACGCCACGCCGTTCTGGCAGTGGTGGGATGTCATCATGCTGTGGCTGGCCATGATCCACGGCTCGAACGGCATGCGCACCATCGTGAACGACTACGCCGGCAACCGCACCGTGCGCCGCGTGCTGCTCGGCGGCATCGCCGTCGCGGCCGTCGTTCTCATCGTGCTGGGCACCCTGGTCGTCTTCACCTTCGACCCGTGCAGCACGCTCATCCCGGCAGACCAGGCTCTGGCCTTCTGCCCCGTGCCCTAG
- a CDS encoding glycosyltransferase family 4 protein — protein MRVAIVTESFLPTVNGVTNSVVKVLDHLQANGHEAIVICPAAHAPSHYRGFAVHEVAAISYRQFPVGLPDPHVMRLLADFGPDVLHAASPFMLGAQGIASANRLGVPSVAVFQTDVAGYARRNHLGPATKLAWRFVKWVHEGATLTLVPSTASMDDLQKLGVPNLRHWARGVDLTAFHPNHRTLPATDALRRRLSANGEVVVGYVGRIAPEKQLERFASLRGVPGIHLALVGDGPSLGQVKTLTRGMPVTFLGRLGGEELSAAYASFDMFVHTGTEETFGQTIQEAHASGLPVIAPRAGGPIDLVADGETGFLFDPEDADEMRDLVGDLASSPTLRRRMGEAGRRAVLGRTWQSVCEQLVNHYETVRNVPTLEARRQHRARL, from the coding sequence ATGAGGGTCGCGATCGTCACCGAAAGCTTTCTGCCCACCGTCAATGGAGTAACCAATAGCGTCGTCAAGGTGCTCGACCACCTGCAGGCGAACGGCCACGAGGCCATCGTCATCTGCCCCGCGGCGCACGCTCCGTCGCACTACCGCGGTTTCGCGGTGCACGAGGTGGCGGCCATCTCGTACCGGCAGTTTCCTGTCGGCCTGCCCGACCCGCACGTGATGCGGCTGCTGGCCGATTTCGGCCCCGACGTGCTGCACGCGGCCTCCCCCTTTATGCTCGGCGCCCAGGGCATCGCCTCGGCGAATCGACTCGGGGTTCCCTCTGTCGCCGTCTTTCAGACCGATGTCGCCGGCTACGCCCGCCGCAATCACCTCGGGCCGGCGACCAAGCTCGCCTGGCGCTTCGTGAAATGGGTGCACGAGGGCGCAACGCTGACGCTCGTTCCCTCCACGGCGTCGATGGATGATCTGCAGAAGCTCGGCGTACCGAATCTGCGCCATTGGGCGCGCGGGGTCGACCTCACCGCTTTTCACCCGAACCACCGCACTCTGCCGGCGACGGATGCGCTCCGGCGCCGCCTCAGCGCGAACGGAGAGGTTGTGGTGGGGTACGTCGGGCGAATCGCACCGGAGAAGCAGCTCGAGCGATTCGCCTCGCTTCGAGGGGTGCCGGGCATCCATCTCGCCCTCGTGGGCGACGGGCCCTCGCTCGGTCAGGTGAAGACGCTGACCCGCGGCATGCCGGTCACCTTTCTCGGCCGGCTGGGCGGCGAAGAGCTCTCGGCGGCCTACGCCAGCTTCGACATGTTCGTGCACACCGGAACAGAAGAGACGTTCGGGCAGACCATTCAGGAGGCGCACGCCAGCGGGCTGCCCGTGATCGCCCCTCGCGCCGGCGGCCCGATCGACCTCGTCGCCGACGGCGAGACGGGGTTCTTGTTCGACCCGGAAGACGCCGACGAGATGCGCGACCTCGTCGGCGATCTCGCGTCGAGCCCGACCCTGCGCCGCCGGATGGGCGAAGCGGGCCGGCGGGCCGTTCTGGGCCGCACCTGGCAGAGTGTCTGCGAACAGCTCGTCAACCACTACGAGACGGTTCGCAACGTGCCTACACTGGAGGCGAGACGGCAGCATCGGGCCCGACTTTAG
- the trpS gene encoding tryptophan--tRNA ligase codes for MTTKPRLLSGMQPSAESLHLGNYVGALLSWKELQATHDAFFFLADLHAITVPQDPAALRDNTRRTVAQYIAAGIDPAESTLFVQSQVPAHAQLAWVLNSITGFGEASRMTQFKDKASKQGSDAASVGLFTYPILQAGDILLYQAEEVPVGEDQRQHVELTRDLATRFNSRFGDTFVIPEPYILKSTAKLFDLQNPGSKMSKSAESHAGVIWMLDDPAVTQKKIMRAVTDADGGIVYDPTAKPGVSNLLTIFSVLSGVAIETLEAEYAGRGYGDFKKALAEVVVDTIAPIRTRTLELLADPAELDRILGSAADRANEVAEGTLATVYDRVGFLPRRRIHLL; via the coding sequence ATGACAACCAAACCTCGCCTGCTGTCGGGCATGCAGCCGTCAGCGGAGTCGCTGCACCTCGGAAACTACGTGGGCGCCCTGCTCAGCTGGAAAGAGCTGCAGGCCACCCACGACGCCTTCTTCTTCTTGGCCGACCTGCACGCCATCACCGTTCCGCAAGACCCGGCCGCGCTGCGCGACAACACGCGCCGTACGGTCGCCCAGTACATCGCCGCCGGCATCGACCCGGCCGAATCGACGCTGTTCGTGCAGTCGCAGGTGCCGGCGCACGCCCAGCTGGCCTGGGTACTCAACTCCATCACGGGGTTCGGTGAGGCCAGCCGCATGACCCAGTTCAAAGACAAGGCCTCGAAGCAGGGCTCCGACGCGGCATCCGTCGGCCTGTTCACCTACCCGATTCTGCAGGCCGGCGACATTCTGCTGTACCAGGCCGAAGAGGTTCCGGTCGGTGAAGACCAGCGCCAGCACGTCGAGCTGACTCGCGACCTGGCCACCCGGTTCAACAGCCGCTTCGGCGACACATTCGTCATACCTGAGCCGTACATCCTGAAATCCACCGCGAAGCTCTTCGACCTGCAGAACCCGGGCTCGAAGATGTCGAAGTCGGCCGAGTCGCACGCCGGGGTCATTTGGATGCTCGACGACCCGGCAGTCACGCAGAAGAAGATCATGCGTGCGGTCACCGACGCCGACGGCGGCATCGTCTACGACCCGACCGCGAAGCCGGGCGTCTCGAACCTGCTGACCATCTTCTCGGTGCTCTCGGGGGTGGCGATTGAGACCCTCGAGGCGGAGTACGCCGGCCGCGGCTACGGCGACTTCAAGAAGGCGCTGGCCGAGGTGGTCGTCGACACGATCGCACCCATCCGCACTCGCACGCTCGAGTTACTGGCCGACCCCGCCGAGCTCGACCGCATCCTCGGATCGGCGGCCGACCGGGCCAACGAGGTCGCCGAGGGCACTCTCGCCACGGTCTACGACCGCGTCGGCTTCCTGCCCCGACGCCGCATCCACCTGCTCTAG
- a CDS encoding BMP family lipoprotein yields the protein MSITKRRVAFGGLASLASVALLAACSAAPAATTATPTASAVAGFKPCMVSDLGGFDDKSFNQLGYEGLQDASAALGVKPITVQSNAETDYAPNIDSLVSQNCTLIITVGFALSAATVTAALANPTVDFAIIDDAADNDFDGKTDAPNIKPILFNTAQAAFLAGYASADYSTAGKVATYGGMNFPTVTIFMDGFAQGVDYFNKQKGKSVAVLGYDEANPDAATFTGGFEANDTAKTTAQNFIDQGADVLLPVGGPIFQSAGAAIKDSGKNVALLGADADVYDTFPTYDSLYLTSVEKGIKQATAAVVQNAGTATTFDTTTYIGDLSNDGVGIAPFHDFASKVPSTLQGELDTIKAGIISGSIPVKSYLSK from the coding sequence TTGAGCATCACCAAACGTCGCGTCGCCTTTGGCGGCCTGGCTTCGCTCGCCAGCGTGGCGCTTCTCGCCGCTTGCTCGGCAGCCCCTGCCGCCACGACTGCAACCCCCACGGCCTCGGCCGTCGCGGGCTTCAAGCCCTGCATGGTCTCCGACCTGGGCGGGTTCGACGACAAGTCGTTCAACCAGCTGGGCTACGAAGGTCTGCAAGACGCTTCGGCCGCCCTCGGCGTCAAGCCGATCACCGTGCAGTCGAACGCCGAAACCGACTACGCGCCGAACATCGACAGCCTGGTCTCACAGAACTGCACACTGATCATCACGGTCGGCTTCGCACTCTCGGCCGCCACGGTGACGGCCGCGCTGGCCAACCCGACCGTCGACTTCGCGATCATCGACGACGCGGCCGACAACGACTTCGACGGCAAGACCGACGCGCCGAACATCAAGCCGATTCTGTTCAACACGGCTCAGGCCGCGTTCCTCGCCGGTTACGCGTCGGCCGACTACTCGACGGCCGGCAAGGTCGCGACCTACGGCGGCATGAACTTCCCGACCGTCACCATCTTCATGGACGGCTTCGCGCAGGGTGTCGACTACTTCAACAAGCAGAAGGGCAAGTCGGTCGCGGTTCTCGGCTACGACGAGGCCAACCCTGACGCAGCAACGTTCACCGGTGGCTTCGAAGCCAACGACACGGCGAAGACCACGGCCCAGAACTTCATCGACCAGGGTGCAGACGTTCTGCTGCCCGTCGGTGGTCCGATCTTCCAGAGCGCGGGCGCCGCGATCAAGGACTCGGGCAAGAATGTGGCTCTGCTGGGCGCCGACGCCGACGTGTACGACACGTTCCCGACCTACGACAGCCTCTACTTGACCTCGGTCGAGAAGGGCATCAAGCAGGCCACCGCAGCCGTCGTTCAGAACGCCGGAACCGCGACCACGTTCGACACCACCACCTACATCGGTGACCTGTCGAACGACGGTGTCGGAATCGCTCCGTTCCACGACTTCGCCAGCAAGGTGCCTTCCACCCTGCAGGGCGAGCTCGACACGATCAAGGCCGGCATCATCTCGGGCTCCATCCCGGTGAAGTCGTACCTGTCGAAGTAA
- a CDS encoding YihY/virulence factor BrkB family protein, whose product MSTTQTRSAKDPKPSDAVEVATDEAKGSGLPRPTGIKGLIDWVLHSKPVRVFQNYGNNGGPLLASGMSYQAVFAIFAALAAAFSIFGLALANNPQLQAAIFEQINTSVPGLIGPDGAIHPDSLTNATPALGWTGVIAIAGLIFTAVGFLGSTRSAIRLIFNLPGPKTNFVLLKLKDFGLAIAFAILLLISAALSIASSSALGFVFGLFGWDQSSVAGQVIARVVGLLVVYVFDTIVLAGVYRILSGVPIPFRQLAPGAALGAVVMGVLKVLGSSLLGGATSNPLLASFAVIIGILIWFNLICQVLLIFASWIEVSMQDAHVDPRNLTPEQAEREALQAEAEAHRTALAAQRTQVTSELERAHGLRRSNLRRALRRLDRELAREPAVPVIDPSSATPPPK is encoded by the coding sequence GTGAGCACAACGCAGACCAGGAGTGCCAAAGACCCGAAACCGTCGGATGCCGTCGAGGTCGCCACCGACGAGGCGAAAGGCTCGGGCCTGCCGAGACCCACCGGCATCAAGGGCCTGATCGACTGGGTGCTGCACTCCAAGCCCGTGCGGGTGTTTCAGAATTACGGTAACAACGGCGGCCCGCTTCTCGCCTCGGGCATGAGCTATCAGGCCGTGTTCGCCATCTTCGCGGCCCTCGCTGCGGCGTTCTCGATCTTCGGGCTCGCGCTGGCGAACAACCCGCAACTGCAGGCGGCGATCTTCGAGCAGATCAACACGAGCGTGCCGGGGCTCATCGGCCCCGACGGCGCGATCCATCCGGATTCCCTCACCAACGCCACTCCCGCCCTCGGCTGGACCGGGGTGATCGCCATTGCGGGTCTGATCTTCACGGCCGTCGGCTTTCTCGGCTCGACCCGCAGTGCGATCAGGCTCATTTTCAACCTGCCCGGGCCGAAGACGAATTTTGTGTTGCTGAAACTGAAGGACTTCGGCCTCGCCATCGCGTTCGCCATTCTTCTGCTCATCTCCGCCGCACTGTCTATCGCGTCGAGTTCGGCGCTCGGCTTCGTGTTCGGCCTGTTCGGCTGGGATCAGTCCTCGGTCGCCGGGCAGGTCATCGCCCGCGTCGTCGGCCTGCTGGTGGTCTACGTCTTCGACACGATCGTGCTCGCGGGCGTCTACCGAATCCTGTCGGGCGTACCGATCCCGTTCCGGCAGCTCGCGCCCGGGGCCGCCCTCGGTGCCGTCGTGATGGGCGTCTTGAAGGTGCTCGGGTCGTCGCTGCTCGGCGGCGCGACCTCGAACCCGTTGCTGGCCTCCTTCGCCGTGATCATCGGTATTCTCATCTGGTTCAACCTGATCTGTCAGGTGCTGCTGATCTTCGCCTCGTGGATCGAGGTGAGCATGCAAGACGCCCACGTCGACCCGCGCAACCTCACTCCTGAGCAAGCCGAGCGCGAAGCTCTGCAAGCCGAAGCCGAGGCACATCGCACGGCCCTCGCCGCGCAGCGCACTCAGGTCACCTCCGAACTCGAGCGGGCGCACGGCCTTCGCCGCAGCAATCTGCGCCGCGCTCTGCGTCGGCTCGACCGCGAACTCGCCCGCGAGCCAGCCGTCCCTGTCATCGACCCCTCCTCGGCCACCCCTCCCCCGAAATAA
- a CDS encoding exodeoxyribonuclease III gives MVSGSKNLRVASVNVNGVRAAFRKGMAGWLDGRGVDILALQEVRASTEDLEELLGPEWNILHDAATAKGRAGVAIASRDRANIHRVTIGDEEFDSAGRWLEADYEVNGKIVTVVSAYVHSGEDGTPKQVEKYKFLDGMTQRLPEIAEHSELAVVVGDLNVGHKTLDIRNWKGNVKRAGFLPRERAYFDRFFGAAGSTVEGVDGSKGPGLGWVDIGRQQAGEVDGPYTWWSWRGQAFDNDTGWRIDYQMATPALASRVTAYSVDRAAAHDERWSDHTPVVVDYAI, from the coding sequence ATGGTTTCCGGCTCCAAGAATCTCCGTGTCGCATCTGTCAACGTGAATGGCGTTCGCGCCGCGTTCCGTAAGGGCATGGCGGGGTGGCTGGATGGTCGGGGTGTCGACATTCTCGCGCTGCAGGAGGTACGGGCGTCCACCGAAGACCTCGAAGAGCTGCTGGGGCCCGAGTGGAACATCCTGCACGACGCCGCCACTGCGAAGGGGCGCGCAGGGGTGGCGATCGCGTCGCGCGACAGGGCGAACATCCACCGCGTCACCATCGGCGACGAGGAGTTCGACAGCGCCGGGCGCTGGCTCGAGGCCGACTACGAGGTGAACGGAAAGATCGTCACCGTGGTGAGCGCCTACGTGCACTCAGGTGAAGACGGCACGCCGAAGCAGGTCGAGAAGTACAAGTTTCTCGACGGCATGACTCAGCGCCTTCCCGAGATCGCCGAGCACAGCGAACTGGCTGTGGTGGTCGGCGACCTCAACGTGGGGCACAAGACGCTCGACATCAGAAACTGGAAGGGCAACGTGAAGCGCGCCGGGTTCCTGCCCCGCGAGCGGGCGTACTTCGACCGGTTCTTCGGTGCGGCCGGCTCGACCGTCGAAGGCGTCGACGGATCCAAGGGCCCCGGGCTCGGCTGGGTCGACATCGGGCGGCAGCAGGCCGGTGAGGTCGACGGGCCGTACACCTGGTGGTCGTGGCGCGGCCAGGCGTTCGACAACGACACCGGCTGGCGCATCGACTACCAGATGGCCACGCCGGCGCTGGCTTCGCGCGTGACGGCCTACTCGGTCGACCGGGCGGCCGCGCACGACGAGCGATGGTCGGATCACACGCCCGTCGTGGTGGATTACGCCATATAG
- a CDS encoding succinate dehydrogenase iron-sulfur subunit, which translates to MSTATLDSPPAAADAPIPTFTVTMMVRRFNPEVDEEPRWQDFDVELYPTDRVLDALHKIKWEQDGSLTFRRSCAHGVCGSDAMRINGRNRLACKTLMKDLDITKPIYVEAIKGLPLEKDLVVDMEPFFDSYREVQPFLIASGKPEKERIQSASDRARFDDTTKCILCAACTSSCPVFWTDGQYFGPAAIVNAHRFIFDSRDEASSVRLDILNDKEGVWRCRTTFNCSEACPRGIQVTQAIAEVKQAIMFGKR; encoded by the coding sequence ATGAGTACCGCAACCCTGGACTCTCCGCCGGCCGCTGCCGACGCGCCCATCCCGACCTTCACCGTCACCATGATGGTGCGCCGCTTCAACCCCGAGGTCGACGAAGAGCCGCGCTGGCAAGACTTCGACGTCGAGCTCTACCCCACCGACCGGGTGCTGGATGCTCTGCACAAGATCAAGTGGGAACAAGACGGTTCGCTGACCTTCCGCCGCAGTTGCGCGCACGGGGTCTGCGGCTCCGACGCCATGCGCATCAACGGACGCAACCGGCTCGCCTGCAAGACGCTCATGAAAGACCTCGACATCACGAAGCCCATCTACGTGGAGGCCATCAAGGGCCTGCCGCTGGAGAAAGACCTCGTTGTCGACATGGAGCCGTTCTTCGACTCGTACCGCGAGGTGCAGCCCTTCTTGATCGCTTCGGGCAAACCCGAGAAAGAGCGCATCCAGTCGGCCAGCGACCGTGCTCGTTTCGACGACACCACCAAGTGCATCCTGTGCGCCGCGTGCACCTCGTCGTGCCCCGTGTTCTGGACCGACGGGCAGTACTTCGGCCCGGCCGCCATCGTGAACGCGCACCGCTTCATCTTCGACTCGCGCGACGAGGCTTCGTCGGTGCGTCTCGACATTCTGAACGACAAAGAGGGCGTGTGGCGCTGCCGCACCACCTTCAACTGCTCTGAGGCGTGCCCCCGTGGCATCCAGGTCACCCAGGCCATCGCCGAGGTCAAGCAGGCGATCATGTTCGGCAAGCGCTAA
- the sdhA gene encoding succinate dehydrogenase flavoprotein subunit, producing the protein MTDYADGTVVDGVTYHQHDVVIVGAGGAGMRAAIEAGPKARTAVISKLYPTRSHTGAAQGGMAAALANVEEDNWEWHTFDTVKGGDYLVDQDAAEILAKEAIDAVYDLENMGLPFNRTPEGKIDQRRFGGHTRDHGKAPVRRACYAADRTGHMILQTLYQNCVKHGINFFNEYYVLDLIMVEVDGQKRPSGVVAYELATGNLHVFQGKAVIFATGGFGKIFKTTSNAHTLTGDGVGIIWRKGLPLEDMEFFQFHPTGLAGLGILLSEAARGEGAILRNSEGERFMERYAPTIKDLAPRDIVARCIATEVREGRGAGPNKDYVYLDITHLSPAVIDAKLPDITEFARTYLGVEPYTEPVPILPTAHYAMGGIPTNVAAEVLSDNTTVVPGLYAAGECACVSVHGSNRLGTNSLLDINVFGKRAGNNAVEFAATAEFIPLPDDPTKPIRDLVEMLRNSNGTERMSTMRKELQQSMDTNAQVYRTEKSLIEVTKVIADLRERYKNVMVQDKGKRFNTDLLEAIELGFLLDLAEVLVYSAMYRKESRGGHFREDFPKRDDENYMVHTMAYLSGDAHSADAGDHIKLDTKPVVVTRYQPMERKY; encoded by the coding sequence GTGACTGACTATGCAGACGGCACCGTCGTCGATGGCGTGACCTACCACCAGCACGACGTCGTGATCGTCGGTGCCGGCGGCGCCGGCATGCGCGCGGCCATCGAGGCCGGGCCCAAGGCGCGTACCGCCGTCATCTCGAAGCTCTACCCCACGCGTTCGCACACCGGTGCGGCCCAGGGCGGCATGGCCGCCGCCCTCGCCAACGTCGAAGAAGACAACTGGGAGTGGCACACCTTCGACACCGTCAAGGGCGGTGACTACCTGGTCGATCAAGACGCCGCCGAGATTCTGGCGAAAGAAGCCATCGACGCGGTCTACGACCTCGAGAACATGGGCCTGCCGTTCAACCGCACGCCTGAGGGCAAGATCGACCAGCGTCGCTTCGGCGGCCACACCCGCGACCACGGCAAGGCTCCGGTTCGCCGGGCCTGTTACGCGGCAGACCGCACCGGCCACATGATTCTGCAGACCCTGTACCAGAACTGCGTGAAGCACGGCATCAACTTCTTCAACGAGTACTACGTGCTCGACCTGATCATGGTCGAGGTCGACGGGCAGAAGCGCCCCTCGGGCGTCGTGGCCTACGAGCTCGCCACGGGCAACCTGCACGTGTTCCAGGGCAAAGCGGTCATCTTCGCCACGGGTGGTTTCGGCAAGATCTTCAAGACCACCTCGAACGCGCACACCCTGACCGGAGACGGCGTCGGAATCATCTGGCGCAAGGGCCTGCCGCTTGAAGACATGGAGTTCTTCCAGTTCCACCCGACGGGACTGGCAGGCCTGGGCATCCTGTTGTCTGAGGCGGCTCGCGGCGAGGGCGCCATTCTGCGCAACAGCGAGGGCGAGCGCTTCATGGAGCGTTATGCGCCCACCATCAAAGACCTCGCGCCCCGAGACATCGTGGCCCGCTGTATCGCCACCGAGGTGCGCGAAGGCCGCGGCGCCGGGCCGAACAAAGACTACGTCTACCTCGACATCACCCACCTCTCGCCCGCCGTCATCGACGCGAAGCTGCCCGACATCACGGAGTTCGCCCGCACCTACCTCGGCGTCGAGCCGTACACCGAGCCGGTGCCGATTCTGCCGACCGCGCACTACGCGATGGGCGGCATTCCCACCAACGTCGCCGCCGAGGTGCTCTCAGACAACACGACCGTCGTTCCCGGGCTCTACGCCGCCGGCGAGTGCGCCTGCGTCTCGGTGCACGGATCGAACCGCCTCGGCACAAACTCGCTACTCGACATCAACGTCTTCGGTAAGCGCGCCGGCAACAACGCGGTCGAGTTCGCGGCGACCGCCGAGTTCATTCCGCTGCCGGATGACCCGACCAAGCCCATTCGCGACCTCGTCGAGATGCTGCGCAACTCCAACGGCACCGAGCGCATGTCGACCATGCGTAAAGAGCTGCAGCAGTCGATGGACACGAACGCTCAGGTCTACCGCACCGAGAAGTCGCTCATCGAGGTCACCAAGGTGATCGCAGACCTGCGCGAGCGGTACAAGAACGTCATGGTGCAAGACAAGGGCAAGCGGTTCAATACCGACCTGCTCGAGGCCATCGAACTCGGCTTTCTGCTCGACCTCGCCGAGGTGCTGGTGTACTCGGCGATGTACCGCAAAGAGAGCCGCGGCGGGCATTTTCGCGAAGACTTCCCCAAGCGCGACGACGAGAACTACATGGTGCACACCATGGCGTACCTCTCGGGTGACGCGCACTCCGCCGACGCCGGCGACCACATCAAGCTAGACACGAAGCCGGTAGTGGTCACCCGCTACCAGCCCATGGAGAGGAAGTACTGA